The Deltaproteobacteria bacterium genome includes the window TAGGAAAACATAAGTCATTGAACAAGAGGCGTGCTTTTGTGTGCTTCTAATGTGTATGAAAATTTATTTTAAAGCCTCGATAAATTTTGTTGCCACCCTGCGAAGATTTTCCAGCCAGTCATCGGACAACGGATCGGCAAAGACTATCTGGCCGCCGATTTCCCGGGCAACGAGTCCGGCACTTTTGGTGGAAAACTGGGGCTGAACAAAAATGACAAGGATTCCGTCTTTCCTGGCATTTTCGATAAGCGCTTTCAAATGGGCGGGTTTGGGCGACTTGCCTTCGATTTCGATGGGCACCTGCTCGAGTCCGTAAGCCTGGGCAAAATATCCCCAGGATGGGTGGAAAACCATAAACTTGAGACCCTGCCTGCCTGCAAAATCCTTTTTCAGTTCGTCGTCCAGAGCGTCGATTCGCGCTGCAAATGCCTGGAAGTTGTCGGCAAAGATGCCCGCGTGTTGCGGGTCGGCCTCCTGAAGCGCCGTCAGTATGGTGCGGGCCTGGACCTTCACCAACGGCGGCGATAACCAGATGTGCGGGTCTAAACCGGCATGCTCCCAATCCTCTTTTTCGTGGCGCTTTCCCGTTTCATTTTCATGGCCATGAACCGCCATGACAAGCTTTTCGATGCCGTAATCCGTATGGACCACTTTCATACCGGGGTTGGTGGCGGCAATTTTTTGCAACCAGGCGCTTTCGAAGGGTACACCAATGGCGAAATAGATCCTCGCCTGTGAAAGGGCGGCCATCTGTCTGGGTTTGGGCTCGTACGTGGCCGGGTTGGCGCCCGGTCGGACCATGATCTGAACATCCACCAGGTCCCTGCCAATTTGTTGCACGAAATATTTCTGCGGCAGGATGCTGGCAAACACGGGAAGCCTGCCGGCGGCGGCGCTGTTAGTTGAAAGTAATGATATTAAGGTAAAAATTATCGTAATCAGTTTTGTCGAATCGATCACTGCACCCCCCCCTGATGGGTGGCAACGGCTTTTAGACGCATATGCAAATATATTGCACGGAAGCGGAAGATGCAACACGGCTAACGCGAATTTTAACCGGTCATTATTTTCAATCGAAGCGGTATGGCGACCATCGATGAAGCGCTAACGCGTAAGTTGTACCGGAGATTCCGATAGATTTCGACATTAATATCGGAATATCCAGTTTGACAGATCGAAAAAAGCTATATATTTAGGGCCACGGTATTCAAAACACCCAAACGAGGTCTTTCATGTTGCATTGGATCTACAAATTGCTGCGCTGGGCGCTGGGCGCTCTTTTCATCTATGCCGGAGGCACCAAGCTGCTGGAACCGCAGGTTTTTTCCGTCTTGATCGGGGCATACGGCATCCTTCCCGAGGTGTTGCTTGCGCCGGCGGCGATCCTGCTTCCGATCCTGGAGGTTGCGGCCGGCTTGGGGATCCTTTTTGACATTCGCGGCAGCCTGGCGGCGATCGCAGGTTTGCTGATGGTGTTCATGACCGTGCTGGGCTACGGCATCTGGATGGGACTGGACGTGGATTGCGGTTGCTTCGGAACGGAAGACCCGGAAGCCAAAGCGTTTCATGGGCTCCGCGAGGCTCTGTTTCGTGACATCGC containing:
- a CDS encoding DoxX family membrane protein; the encoded protein is MLHWIYKLLRWALGALFIYAGGTKLLEPQVFSVLIGAYGILPEVLLAPAAILLPILEVAAGLGILFDIRGSLAAIAGLLMVFMTVLGYGIWMGLDVDCGCFGTEDPEAKAFHGLREALFRDIAMMAGVICIYAWRRFQAIEPQKIMAGNRYTR
- a CDS encoding zinc ABC transporter substrate-binding protein; its protein translation is MFASILPQKYFVQQIGRDLVDVQIMVRPGANPATYEPKPRQMAALSQARIYFAIGVPFESAWLQKIAATNPGMKVVHTDYGIEKLVMAVHGHENETGKRHEKEDWEHAGLDPHIWLSPPLVKVQARTILTALQEADPQHAGIFADNFQAFAARIDALDDELKKDFAGRQGLKFMVFHPSWGYFAQAYGLEQVPIEIEGKSPKPAHLKALIENARKDGILVIFVQPQFSTKSAGLVAREIGGQIVFADPLSDDWLENLRRVATKFIEALK